In Deltaproteobacteria bacterium RBG_16_64_85, the following proteins share a genomic window:
- a CDS encoding bifunctional aconitate hydratase 2/2-methylisocitrate dehydratase, with the protein MIEAYLQEEKERAKLGIPPLPLNPEQTAGLCKLLQKPPKGQENFLLTLLKERVSPGVDPAAKVKAEFLAGIVSGKVKSPLLTPKDAVAILGTMLGGYNVAPLVAALKNKKLADDAARALSGITLVYDAFDDVAAMAKAKNPAAVQVLKSWAEAGWFTSRPSVPDTIKVKVFKVDGEINTDDLSPAGDAWSRPDIPQHALAMGKTRFKGGLDTIASFRREGNPVAFAGDVVGTGSSRKSACNSLLWHIGEEIPGVPNKKTRGVIIGGVIAPIFFNTAQDSGALPIKADVTGMKTGDVIVIDTRNGVISDESGKELSKFTLSPNTLADEFRAGGRIPLIIGRALTAKARKALGMKPSTVFTLPDNPVPKKDQAYSLAQKIVGAACGLPGVLPGTACTPRMATVGSQDTTGPMTADELKELACLKFQAPMFMQSFCHTAAYPKAADVKMHKSLPGFVSFRGGVALRPGDGVIHTWLNRLLLPDTVGTGGDSHTRFPIGISFPAGSGLVAFAGALGFMPLDMPESVLVRFTGKLNPGITLRDVVNAIPYYAIKKGLLTVPKKNKVNVFNGRILEMEGLPDLTVEQAFELTDAAAERSAAAGCIQLSEKPVAAFLRSNVALMKKLIADGYSDARTLENRIKAVEKWLKKPSLLKADKGAQYAAVIEIDLAEITEPILACPNDPDDVKLLSEVAGDAIQDVFIGSCMVNIGHFRASGEIWRGKRFNPDVRTWICPPTRMDQQQLKDEAYFSVYSAMGARIEIPGCSLCMGNQARVPEKSNVFSTSTRNFDDRMGDGARVYLGSAELGALTAVLGRLPQPAEYLQVYKEKIEPNKEKIYRYLQFDEMPDYR; encoded by the coding sequence ATGATCGAAGCGTATCTTCAGGAAGAGAAGGAACGCGCCAAACTGGGCATCCCTCCGCTGCCGCTCAATCCGGAACAAACCGCCGGCTTGTGCAAACTGCTGCAAAAGCCGCCCAAGGGCCAGGAGAATTTCCTCCTGACCCTGCTCAAGGAGCGCGTGTCCCCCGGGGTCGACCCGGCCGCCAAGGTGAAGGCCGAGTTCCTGGCGGGCATCGTCTCCGGCAAGGTGAAATCCCCGCTGCTCACCCCGAAGGATGCCGTTGCGATCCTGGGAACCATGCTGGGCGGCTACAACGTGGCCCCGCTGGTCGCAGCCCTCAAGAACAAGAAGCTGGCCGACGACGCCGCAAGGGCGCTTTCCGGCATCACGCTGGTGTACGACGCGTTCGACGATGTGGCGGCGATGGCCAAGGCGAAGAACCCGGCGGCGGTCCAGGTCCTCAAATCGTGGGCGGAGGCCGGGTGGTTCACCTCGCGCCCGAGCGTCCCCGACACGATCAAGGTCAAGGTCTTCAAGGTCGACGGCGAGATCAACACGGACGATCTCTCCCCGGCCGGCGACGCATGGAGCCGTCCCGACATCCCGCAGCACGCACTGGCCATGGGCAAGACGCGCTTCAAGGGCGGGCTCGACACCATCGCCTCGTTCCGCAGGGAGGGCAACCCGGTCGCATTTGCGGGCGACGTGGTCGGCACCGGCTCCTCCCGCAAGTCCGCCTGCAACAGCCTCTTGTGGCACATCGGCGAGGAGATCCCGGGCGTGCCCAACAAGAAGACGCGCGGGGTGATCATCGGCGGCGTCATCGCCCCGATCTTCTTCAACACCGCCCAGGACTCCGGCGCGCTGCCGATCAAGGCCGACGTGACCGGGATGAAGACGGGCGACGTGATCGTCATCGACACCAGGAATGGCGTCATCTCCGACGAGAGCGGGAAGGAGCTGTCGAAGTTCACCCTCTCCCCCAACACGCTGGCCGACGAATTCCGGGCCGGCGGCCGCATCCCGCTGATCATCGGCCGGGCGCTCACCGCAAAGGCGCGCAAGGCGCTCGGCATGAAGCCGTCCACGGTCTTCACGCTGCCGGACAACCCGGTCCCGAAGAAGGACCAGGCGTACTCGCTGGCCCAGAAGATCGTCGGCGCCGCGTGCGGTCTGCCGGGCGTCCTCCCCGGCACCGCCTGCACGCCCAGGATGGCCACGGTCGGCTCCCAGGACACCACCGGCCCGATGACGGCCGACGAGCTGAAGGAGCTGGCCTGCCTCAAGTTCCAGGCACCCATGTTCATGCAGTCGTTCTGCCACACTGCTGCCTATCCGAAGGCGGCCGACGTGAAGATGCACAAGAGCCTGCCCGGCTTCGTCTCCTTCCGCGGGGGGGTGGCGCTTCGCCCCGGCGACGGCGTCATCCATACGTGGCTGAACCGCCTGCTGCTGCCCGACACGGTCGGCACCGGCGGCGACTCCCACACCCGATTCCCCATCGGCATTTCCTTCCCGGCCGGTTCCGGCCTCGTCGCCTTCGCAGGGGCCCTGGGTTTCATGCCGCTCGACATGCCCGAGTCGGTGCTGGTCCGCTTCACGGGGAAGCTCAACCCCGGCATCACGCTGCGCGACGTCGTCAACGCCATTCCGTACTACGCCATCAAGAAAGGGCTCCTGACCGTCCCCAAGAAGAACAAGGTCAACGTCTTCAACGGCCGCATCCTGGAGATGGAGGGGCTGCCCGACCTGACCGTCGAGCAGGCGTTCGAGCTGACCGACGCCGCCGCCGAACGGTCCGCGGCCGCCGGATGCATCCAACTCTCCGAGAAGCCGGTCGCTGCGTTCCTGCGCTCCAACGTGGCGCTCATGAAGAAGTTGATCGCCGACGGCTACTCCGACGCCCGGACGCTTGAAAACCGCATCAAGGCCGTGGAGAAGTGGCTCAAGAAGCCATCGCTCCTCAAGGCGGACAAGGGCGCGCAGTACGCCGCGGTCATCGAGATCGACCTGGCGGAGATTACCGAGCCGATCCTTGCGTGCCCGAACGACCCCGACGACGTGAAGCTGCTCTCCGAGGTCGCGGGCGACGCGATCCAGGACGTCTTCATCGGCTCCTGCATGGTCAACATCGGCCACTTCCGCGCTTCCGGCGAGATCTGGCGGGGAAAGAGGTTCAATCCCGACGTCCGCACCTGGATCTGCCCGCCGACCCGGATGGACCAGCAGCAGTTAAAGGACGAGGCCTACTTCTCCGTCTACAGCGCCATGGGCGCCCGCATCGAGATCCCCGGGTGTTCCCTCTGCATGGGGAACCAGGCGCGCGTGCCGGAAAAGTCCAACGTCTTCTCCACCTCCACACGCAACTTCGACGACCGGATGGGAGACGGCGCACGCGTGTACCTGGGATCCGCTGAGCTCGGGGCGCTCACCGCAGTGCTGGGAAGACTGCCCCAGCCGGCCGAGTACCTCCAGGTCTATAAGGAGAAGATCGAGCCGAACAAGGAGAAGATCTACCGGTACCTGCAGTTCGACGAGATGCCGGACTACAGGTAA
- a CDS encoding RNA-binding protein, with the protein MGKKLYVGNLPFSATEDSLREAFLQFGTVESVNIITDRDTGQSKGFGFLELATQQEAASAITKMNGSEMDGRTLKVSEAQAKVPREGSGPGRGQYGGFRR; encoded by the coding sequence ATGGGCAAGAAACTGTACGTTGGAAATCTTCCGTTTTCCGCGACGGAGGATTCTCTGAGAGAGGCGTTTTTGCAGTTCGGCACGGTGGAGTCGGTGAACATCATCACGGACAGGGACACGGGCCAGAGCAAGGGGTTCGGTTTCCTGGAGCTGGCGACCCAACAGGAGGCGGCCAGCGCGATCACCAAGATGAACGGTTCCGAAATGGACGGGCGGACGCTCAAGGTGTCGGAGGCCCAGGCAAAGGTGCCACGCGAAGGCTCGGGACCGGGTCGGGGTCAATACGGGGGTTTCCGCCGGTAG
- a CDS encoding DoxX family protein, which yields MRKIFAIRNQPVTVDLILLLIRLVCGYAFVLHGWGKIQNPLNWMGKESSIPGIFQALAAISEFGGGFALISGFLTRLGAFGIGCTMVVAVYMHRFVLGDPFVNLSGGRSYEPALVYLLIALFLVFSGPGRFSLDRSIFGVKRNGRL from the coding sequence ATGAGAAAAATATTTGCCATACGGAATCAGCCGGTCACAGTGGATTTAATCCTTCTCCTTATTCGACTGGTGTGCGGGTACGCATTCGTGCTCCACGGATGGGGGAAGATTCAGAATCCCTTGAATTGGATGGGGAAAGAGTCGTCGATCCCCGGAATATTTCAGGCGCTGGCTGCCATTTCCGAGTTTGGCGGCGGCTTCGCGCTGATTTCAGGATTTCTGACTCGCTTGGGGGCATTCGGGATCGGCTGCACCATGGTGGTTGCCGTCTATATGCATCGGTTTGTTCTGGGGGACCCGTTCGTTAATCTCTCGGGCGGACGCTCTTACGAACCCGCGTTGGTCTACCTGTTGATTGCTCTATTCCTTGTGTTTTCAGGCCCGGGCAGATTTTCGCTGGATCGAAGTATCTTTGGAGTGAAAAGAAATGGCCGACTATGA